A single Fibrobacterota bacterium DNA region contains:
- a CDS encoding T9SS type A sorting domain-containing protein: MDDGAISISPTQPVYMTSGPFKGQMVAGDNNMGTLQRYSLEKVAGEWQGAIFRFSGSLDAAANRIMTGPDGAFYVGELGTEEWSGWAWSGKNYGLQRLAPNGKAFFDMFAVRSLGSGKLEIEFTEPAGDAAGMPANYKVQQWNYTPVLDYGKGKQAPVTNLSVKTATLSADKKKVTLEIDGMKVKNVVYLKLSNIAAANGDAIVGTEAWYTQNAFGPGTDPVVPTTEVRAGSRPLAAPRFSARSAAGGRWSIAIQDAGVHSLEILDLNGRLLETATLSGASEFLSRSAYGSGLYLARVRGPQGAVSSQVLCAGK; this comes from the coding sequence ATGGACGACGGAGCAATCTCCATCTCGCCCACCCAACCCGTCTACATGACTTCGGGCCCGTTCAAAGGACAAATGGTCGCCGGCGACAATAACATGGGAACCTTGCAGCGTTACTCCCTGGAAAAGGTGGCCGGCGAATGGCAGGGAGCCATCTTCCGCTTCTCGGGCAGCCTCGATGCGGCGGCCAACCGCATCATGACCGGCCCCGACGGAGCCTTTTACGTGGGCGAGCTCGGCACCGAGGAATGGAGCGGCTGGGCCTGGTCGGGCAAGAATTACGGGCTGCAGCGCCTGGCTCCCAACGGGAAGGCGTTCTTCGACATGTTCGCGGTCCGCTCCCTGGGATCGGGCAAGCTGGAAATCGAATTCACCGAGCCCGCCGGCGATGCCGCCGGTATGCCGGCCAATTACAAGGTCCAGCAATGGAACTACACCCCGGTTTTGGATTATGGCAAAGGCAAGCAAGCTCCCGTCACGAACCTGAGCGTCAAAACGGCCACCTTGAGCGCGGATAAGAAGAAGGTGACGCTGGAAATCGACGGGATGAAGGTAAAGAACGTGGTCTACCTGAAGCTCAGCAACATCGCGGCCGCGAACGGCGATGCCATCGTCGGAACCGAAGCCTGGTATACCCAGAACGCCTTCGGCCCCGGAACCGATCCGGTCGTGCCCACTACGGAAGTCCGCGCGGGCTCCCGTCCCCTGGCGGCTCCGCGCTTCTCCGCTCGTTCCGCTGCCGGCGGCCGCTGGTCCATCGCCATCCAAGATGCCGGCGTCCATTCCCTGGAGATCCTCGATCTGAACGGCCGCTTGCTCGAAACCGCGACCCTTTCGGGCGCATCGGAATTCCTTTCCCGCAGCGCCTACGGTTCGGGCTTGTACCTAGCCCGGGTGCGTGGCCCCCAGGGAGCGGTTTCGTCCCAGGTTCTCTGCGCCGGAAAGTAG